The following proteins are encoded in a genomic region of Vibrio tasmaniensis:
- a CDS encoding TonB-dependent siderophore receptor, with protein sequence MRTPTALAVALVISSGLVQAKEDETVVVIGQQLEDISVGPDFSYVGLSSRTATKTDVAIGETPRAISIVTREQMDDRASISIADALQYTPSIQANYFGEDNKQDWFVIRGFKQANSGLYQDGTRLYSSGFYSWQIDPFGLERVEILRGPGSALYGQTPPGGVINVVSKRPQFDGGSGQFAVEVGTDDRKQISLDVNSEVNDKMAFRLQALGRKNGSRVDGVEAERIFIAPSLAYKFTDDTKITVLTSYQKDDSDPYLQFLPMEGTLTSNPNGKISDSRALGNTGWETFEREQISIGYEFEHHFNDRTYLMQNVRYSQMDINLRQMYYSRYIGDTALAPYDPTRSSIIRQASTEEGTSDAFNIDNRLIHKFTTGSVEHTLLTGIDYQSIDIDSKDYAADPIIGDGNSLLPVPGVGNIPSPIFNVFNPSYSTNVALLNPTTFAPLDESDRQTTKTKNNQLGLYLQDQMMIADKWAVQIGVRYDDSQNKTHNTTTGAKTKVDSEEWTTNFGVAYLMDSGFTPYASYAQSFNPIIQLDQNGNPAKSERGEQYEVGLKYQPGSFDGYFNIAAFEVSKENLARQVAGQLTQIGEVRNRGLELEAVANVTEALTLIGNVSFIDSEITEDATSSNVGNTPSQIADQLASAWANYRFLNGPLDGLTIGAGARYVGDSYADNTETNKVSSYTLFDATLSYRIEDYKFQVAAKNLADKEYVATCDYYCFYGDRRNVIASVTYDW encoded by the coding sequence ATGCGCACCCCAACAGCACTTGCGGTCGCTTTAGTTATATCGTCAGGATTGGTTCAGGCAAAAGAGGATGAAACCGTTGTTGTTATTGGACAGCAACTTGAAGACATCTCGGTAGGTCCTGATTTTAGTTACGTAGGATTAAGCAGTCGAACAGCAACAAAAACAGACGTTGCGATAGGTGAAACACCTCGTGCGATCTCGATTGTGACCCGTGAGCAGATGGATGACCGAGCGTCGATCAGTATTGCTGATGCACTTCAGTACACACCAAGTATTCAAGCGAACTACTTTGGTGAAGATAATAAGCAAGATTGGTTTGTTATTCGTGGTTTTAAACAAGCAAACAGTGGTTTATATCAAGACGGAACACGCCTTTATTCGTCGGGTTTCTATAGTTGGCAAATCGACCCGTTTGGCTTGGAACGAGTAGAGATTTTACGTGGCCCGGGATCAGCGCTATACGGTCAAACCCCTCCGGGTGGTGTGATTAACGTTGTAAGTAAACGTCCACAATTTGATGGAGGATCCGGTCAATTTGCTGTTGAGGTGGGTACGGATGATCGTAAGCAAATTAGCTTAGACGTGAATTCTGAAGTTAATGACAAAATGGCATTTCGCCTGCAAGCACTTGGTCGAAAAAATGGCAGCCGTGTCGATGGTGTAGAAGCTGAACGCATTTTTATCGCTCCTTCTCTGGCTTACAAATTTACAGACGATACTAAAATTACGGTGCTAACTAGTTACCAAAAGGATGACTCTGACCCATACCTACAATTCTTACCGATGGAAGGGACGTTAACGTCAAATCCAAATGGAAAAATCAGTGATAGCAGGGCATTGGGAAATACAGGTTGGGAGACGTTTGAGCGTGAACAAATCTCGATAGGTTATGAATTTGAACATCACTTTAATGACCGTACCTACTTAATGCAGAACGTTCGTTATAGCCAAATGGACATTAACCTACGTCAAATGTATTACTCGCGGTATATTGGTGACACTGCTCTAGCACCTTACGACCCAACCCGTTCTTCTATTATCCGCCAAGCATCAACTGAAGAAGGAACATCCGACGCATTTAACATCGATAATCGTTTGATCCATAAATTTACAACGGGTTCGGTAGAACACACCTTGTTGACTGGTATTGATTACCAGAGCATCGATATTGATAGTAAAGATTACGCGGCTGATCCAATTATTGGTGACGGAAACAGTCTTCTACCTGTACCCGGTGTGGGAAATATTCCTAGCCCTATTTTTAACGTGTTCAATCCGTCATATAGCACAAATGTAGCTTTGTTGAATCCAACAACGTTTGCGCCACTTGATGAATCAGATCGTCAAACCACTAAAACGAAAAATAATCAATTAGGCCTCTATTTACAAGACCAAATGATGATTGCGGATAAGTGGGCAGTACAAATCGGTGTTCGTTACGACGATTCCCAAAACAAGACACATAACACGACTACTGGCGCCAAAACTAAGGTCGATAGCGAAGAGTGGACAACCAACTTCGGCGTTGCTTACCTGATGGATAGTGGTTTTACACCTTATGCGAGCTATGCTCAGTCGTTTAACCCCATTATTCAGCTTGACCAAAATGGTAATCCAGCGAAATCGGAACGTGGCGAGCAATATGAAGTGGGTTTGAAATATCAACCGGGTAGTTTTGACGGTTACTTCAACATTGCTGCGTTTGAAGTATCGAAAGAAAACTTAGCGCGTCAGGTTGCCGGTCAGCTAACGCAAATTGGTGAAGTTCGTAACCGGGGCCTTGAATTAGAAGCCGTTGCAAACGTGACTGAAGCATTAACTTTGATTGGTAACGTTTCATTCATCGATTCTGAAATAACGGAAGATGCTACAAGCAGCAATGTAGGAAATACGCCGTCACAAATTGCTGACCAACTGGCTTCTGCTTGGGCAAACTATCGTTTCCTAAATGGTCCATTAGATGGCTTAACGATTGGTGCGGGTGCACGTTATGTTGGTGATTCTTACGCCGACAACACTGAGACGAACAAAGTGTCTTCTTACACATTGTTTGACGCAACATTGAGCTATCGTATTGAAGACTATAAGTTCCAAGTTGCAGCGAAAAACTTAGCAGACAAAGAGTACGTTGCGACGTGTGATTACTACTGTTTCTACGGTGATCGTCGTAACGTCATTGCAAGTGTAACGTACGACTGGTAA
- a CDS encoding DUF3297 family protein: MSDTNSRPALPDHLAGNPRSPHHVAECFEYPIGIRLNGKERTDVEEYCISEGWVKIPSPKALDRFGQPMLITLKGTVEAFYIED; encoded by the coding sequence ATGAGCGATACTAATTCAAGACCAGCTTTACCAGATCATCTAGCAGGTAACCCACGCAGCCCACACCACGTGGCTGAGTGTTTCGAATACCCAATCGGCATTCGTCTAAATGGTAAAGAGCGTACTGATGTTGAAGAGTACTGCATCAGCGAAGGTTGGGTTAAGATCCCTTCTCCTAAAGCGCTAGATCGTTTTGGCCAGCCAATGCTTATTACTCTTAAAGGCACAGTAGAAGCTTTCTACATCGAAGATTAA